The Pirellulimonas nuda genome includes a region encoding these proteins:
- a CDS encoding Hint domain-containing protein, which produces MSDLAEGVFVGSSQRLVRDFRLDESDPDGSFDTLEINGSIRVREGTQPFQITLFYGDSGEFEGETIASNWAFDPALPTTLVLSPGVTQYGSTGERDPSATFAPPPPPTPIGAGVTNPGVFEAFAGGLGQGAANVWNSSKLWDNSDVADTYGLLREQGSGVLGAAAGAFGGSVGEQIGVGRVEDAWSGRTSIAEGNERLSAGSRLWRGSTGLLQVGLTAAPGAKAATPAIKVATKEGLRAGLKHGAGQASAALNRAGSAIQQAGRAVYGKLDDLVKNFRQPPKPDTIGGPKAPGGAAPQAAEVVAPKYKFNNGGCFVAGTPIHVAALPVASSSLVPASASAFSSDGDSATAVPLQIAIEDVPLGARVDSTNPELAGLPSFPEWPEGDRWVVVRLRIQNFEGKRVEAQLLRPAWWAESMSVGDLLPIYASGLEVRGHARVLAIEAAVTPAEGPGNRVTGRFITRGVESICGITLNNGEHLKGTPTHPFWAASRGEFVPMGELAPGDQLLTDSGLIEVLAVSVRAAHTTVYNIEVENEHVYQIGLAGVLVHNVDPDCLVQIDVPRTNADQVGSYTNTHASGSTYSGKGTRDRSQQSGRRIAGQYGDQHIATDFSPAENVREAFKQESRRIDAQGGVLDPSNYNQIESPGRRFRIEDGELFL; this is translated from the coding sequence GTGAGCGACCTAGCGGAAGGAGTGTTTGTCGGCTCGAGCCAGCGGCTGGTGCGCGACTTTAGGCTCGACGAGTCGGACCCAGACGGGAGCTTTGACACGCTCGAGATCAACGGTTCGATCCGCGTCCGGGAGGGCACGCAGCCGTTCCAGATCACCCTCTTCTACGGCGACAGCGGCGAGTTCGAGGGAGAAACGATCGCGTCGAACTGGGCCTTCGACCCGGCGCTCCCCACCACCCTCGTCCTGAGCCCGGGGGTCACCCAGTACGGCTCGACCGGCGAGCGCGACCCATCCGCCACGTTTGCCCCGCCGCCGCCGCCAACGCCGATCGGGGCGGGGGTGACGAACCCGGGCGTCTTTGAGGCGTTCGCCGGTGGGCTAGGCCAAGGGGCTGCCAATGTCTGGAACTCCTCCAAGCTGTGGGACAACAGCGACGTAGCTGACACGTACGGTCTGCTGCGTGAGCAAGGCAGCGGCGTGCTGGGCGCGGCGGCCGGGGCTTTCGGGGGGTCGGTTGGGGAGCAGATCGGCGTCGGGCGCGTCGAGGACGCATGGTCTGGGCGGACCTCGATTGCGGAAGGCAATGAGCGTTTGTCGGCCGGTTCGCGGCTCTGGCGGGGCAGCACGGGGCTATTGCAGGTCGGGCTGACAGCCGCGCCCGGCGCCAAGGCCGCTACCCCCGCCATCAAGGTCGCAACCAAAGAAGGCCTGCGAGCCGGACTGAAACATGGCGCCGGTCAGGCAAGCGCAGCGCTGAACAGGGCCGGCAGCGCCATTCAACAAGCCGGCCGCGCCGTGTACGGCAAGCTGGACGACCTTGTAAAGAACTTCCGCCAGCCGCCGAAGCCGGATACAATCGGAGGACCAAAGGCGCCCGGCGGCGCCGCGCCGCAGGCGGCGGAAGTGGTGGCGCCCAAATACAAGTTCAACAACGGCGGCTGCTTCGTCGCGGGCACACCGATTCATGTGGCCGCACTGCCTGTCGCAAGTTCTTCTCTTGTGCCGGCATCGGCGTCAGCTTTCTCATCTGACGGCGACAGCGCCACCGCCGTACCGCTTCAAATAGCGATCGAAGACGTGCCGCTCGGCGCCCGTGTCGATTCTACGAACCCAGAGCTTGCCGGCCTGCCAAGCTTCCCCGAGTGGCCCGAAGGCGACCGGTGGGTTGTGGTGCGACTCCGTATTCAGAACTTCGAAGGCAAGCGGGTCGAGGCGCAGTTGCTGCGTCCCGCTTGGTGGGCCGAGTCGATGAGTGTCGGCGACTTGTTGCCGATCTACGCCAGCGGGCTAGAGGTTCGCGGCCACGCCCGCGTGCTCGCCATCGAAGCGGCGGTCACGCCCGCGGAAGGACCGGGCAATCGTGTCACGGGGCGTTTTATTACCCGGGGCGTCGAGTCGATCTGCGGGATCACGCTGAACAACGGCGAGCATCTTAAGGGGACTCCCACCCACCCATTCTGGGCCGCGAGCCGCGGCGAGTTCGTGCCGATGGGCGAACTGGCGCCGGGCGACCAATTGCTGACGGACTCGGGCTTGATCGAGGTGCTGGCCGTGTCGGTTCGCGCGGCCCACACCACTGTCTACAATATCGAAGTCGAGAACGAGCACGTGTACCAGATCGGCTTGGCCGGCGTGCTCGTTCACAATGTCGATCCAGACTGCTTGGTGCAGATTGATGTACCAAGAACGAACGCGGACCAAGTAGGGTCATATACTAACACGCATGCAAGCGGCTCAACATATTCGGGCAAAGGAACGCGGGACCGCTCGCAACAGTCTGGGCGGAGGATTGCTGGCCAGTACGGCGATCAACATATTGCGACAGACTTTTCGCCGGCCGAGAATGTCAGAGAAGCATTCAAGCAGGAGTCTCGCCGCATTGACGCTCAGGGTGGCGTTCTTGATCCGTCCAACTACAATCAGATCGAATCGCCGGGACGTCGATTTCGCATCGAAGATGGCGAGCTATTCCTATGA
- a CDS encoding SMI1/KNR4 family protein: MGDSQDALLSEFVSTNPSSEEDVLAAEKAFGVTLPQDYRSFLLGRGGGEGFLGEQYLILWNADQIVPYNADYEAETYAPGLLIFGSSGGGEGFAFDLRKQCNDIVAVPFIGMSLKDAKSIAPSFTDFLEKLSQPDAELF, from the coding sequence GTGGGTGATAGCCAAGATGCTCTGCTGAGCGAGTTCGTCAGCACCAATCCGAGCAGCGAAGAGGACGTTCTTGCTGCCGAGAAGGCGTTCGGTGTCACGCTGCCTCAAGACTATCGCTCGTTCCTTCTGGGCCGTGGTGGCGGGGAAGGATTCCTTGGAGAGCAATACCTGATTCTCTGGAATGCGGATCAGATTGTCCCGTACAACGCTGATTACGAAGCAGAAACCTACGCACCTGGGTTGTTGATTTTTGGGTCGAGTGGAGGAGGCGAGGGCTTCGCTTTCGATCTCAGGAAGCAATGCAACGACATTGTCGCTGTCCCCTTCATCGGCATGAGCTTGAAAGACGCCAAGAGCATCGCTCCTTCTTTCACCGACTTCCTTGAGAAGCTGAGCCAGCCCGATGCCGAGCTATTCTGA
- a CDS encoding ribonuclease E inhibitor RraB — protein MNATRQALRQIEQNGSDLSKPLLMDFFVAVPSHSAGVAVAKSAATLGFTACVEADETSGEWTCYCTITIIPELSTVTKLEKRLDMLGRSVGGTADGFGTFGNALKSDEKRRQGSVEHPCDKKGGKNECH, from the coding sequence GTGAACGCGACCAGACAAGCTTTAAGACAGATTGAGCAAAATGGCTCCGACCTCAGCAAGCCCTTGCTGATGGACTTCTTTGTCGCTGTTCCATCACACTCGGCAGGAGTCGCGGTAGCAAAGTCTGCGGCGACACTGGGCTTTACAGCATGCGTGGAAGCTGATGAAACTAGCGGTGAGTGGACTTGCTACTGTACAATCACAATAATTCCTGAGCTCTCAACGGTAACTAAGCTTGAGAAAAGGTTAGACATGCTAGGCCGCTCTGTAGGTGGCACGGCCGATGGATTTGGCACGTTTGGAAATGCCCTGAAGTCGGACGAAAAACGGCGTCAAGGCTCTGTAGAACACCCATGTGACAAAAAAGGTGGCAAGAACGAATGCCATTAA